TATTATGAGACAAGGACCAATTTTCATGTGCCTTTACTACAACACTTCCAAAGATCGTCCAAACTCCAGATTTAGAATAGTCATATATTAACCAAAAACATCATTGTAATGGAAGATCATTATTAAAAGTTTGCCACAAAAGATAAAAGATCACATGACCATCCAAAGTTGGCGGTGCATGCACTTGTCCCTGATTGAAGCTTGACATCAAGACCCATGAATTCTAAATGGTCAAACAAGACTGCATGCCCACAATATAATCACCAAAAAATGTTGGGATAAGATTCGatacttatcaaatttataatcccaataattagaTGATATTGTACAATGATATAAATATGatcaaatacaaataataagactaaggtataaataaataaataagacataaataaagtaaaagatAATGAAACCAAATTGTATACATGATATGTTACTATTAGTGTCACTTTtcaatcttaaattttaaatctattcaTCAGATGGTATTTCAATTATACAATTAAATACTGAAAGTAAGGATATAGATGCAACTTTAAGTTATGAAACTTAGATTTATCTCATTTAACCTTACATTTTGAATATTCTAAGATTGATTAAAATTGATACCCTTGTTTAGTACTAAGCCTTTTACCCAATGTTGGATTTTAATCCCGAgtcatttgaattaaaaatccataattcttctacaatttaattttgtttatttaagtTAATCCTAATtcatttaaatcaatttaatttaaacattttaacttagacaattagataacaagcaaaTTATTTTGACCTAATTTTGACTCTTTTTATAAGTCATTTCTTGAGGACAATATCTGAAGTATTATAAAAGTTGTAACGATTCTTAActtctctaatttattttcttaatcaaagTTGCAGAATATTTAAGGCTATCTTGGTATTTCGTAGAATTTTGGTCATTGAACAACCATGATCATTAGCTATAGAATAATCACCCCACGACTCAATAATCAAGGACGAGATTTGACAATCAAttagctacaaaatagcatagACTACTTAGTAACTAGTGTAACCAAGGTTTAAAATGTCCAGATATATCGCCAATATATCTTCCATATTTTCAATATTCGTGGATTTCGAGGGAAGATATATCCATCAATTGATATTTTCAgatattttaatgatattttaccaatttttttcatatttcattgatattttcatatattttatcgattttttattattaaataaattaattctaattattttatttttacatttgatttaatttattaccaaaaatataaaaacataattttcttaataagtcttttttatataatctatatatttattaaatataaaaaatataaatattattaaaaaattatacgtatattattatttatttgatatcgttgaatatatttaaattaaaattgatcataattttaatattaaatatattataaaattaaacatgttatcataatattattgtaaaataatatataataaaacttaataataaatatatatttataaaatttatattttttatcgacATAgagatattattatcaaatatgacaaattatttatatatatatatatatatatatatatatatatatatatatatatatatcaatttaaaaattaaaattaaaatatctatttttacttcttatataattttttagaatttttctcaatatttgtagaattttcattaattttttatgttatcaatattttacgttaaaatattaattgatataTTTGATATGCTTGTAACTAAACCTATCAAATTGAAGTGACCCGATGATAAATTAAAAGTGCCACCTAGGGATATATGGGTCAGAGCAAGAAATTGCATTATTACTGACTCCTTTTATCTATTTGAACCCCTTGGTGACCTATGACTAACTTGTGCATGACCAACCCATATCCCCACTCTTAACTAATTGCTACTTTGTTCAGGCCATAAGCAAGAGTTGGTATGACTATCAAGGTTAGAACTTAATTCTGGAGACAAAtaggaaaatgataatttttcaaGGTACATATGTTTCATTAAGTTACTTCATTTGACTAATTCTTAATCACATATGTCACAtccaattaatttttctttcataaaattaagTCATACGTAATGTACTAAATTAGAAAGATTGTAGGAAGAAGATACTACTAATTTCATTAAGATCTTTCTCACACATCAGTACTCCAGATCAGCAAGCATTGTTGACCTAGGGTCTGATTATTCTTTCTATTTATAGAAGTACACAACAAgatcataaaaattattataggGAAACTTTTGCAGTGAGTGACACTTTAGTGCCCCAATAAACCATGTTTAGACGTACAACCTAGATGTTGCATGGAGAGAACTGAGCATGTTAGTCTGGTCCCATTTGGGTTCACATGCATGCAAGTGAAGATCTACTCTTAAAGCATTATTGTGGAAAGAGACTCTTCTATGGGCACATGGGTGGATCATAGTGACTGACGAAAGTAGAGAATAACACCAACATATATGATCATATAGCAACTGATGTgtgtatacatacatacatatacatatacatatatatacattggATGAGTACAGTGAAGCTGGTAGCCATGAAACATGGGGCACACTGAGTATCATCAAAAGCTTTAAGAATCTCTTCACATGGTGAATCCTCATGCTAGCTCCAATATTTGCATTCATGGATTCAGTCCCTAATGCCATTTTTGCAAGAGTATATATGCAATATGGTTACTTATTCACCTGTCAATTAAGTAGCTAATGTCTTATTTCATTTGTCTGTGGGTGATGTTCCAGTGTATCTATCTTTAATCATGCCATCCCCAATACACAAAtgatatctttgatattttctaaaaataatttatttttttaagtagttTTCAAAACTAGCTAGGCTGTGGAATATACATTGAGTGTTGTTTCCGTTATCCTTTTTTGGCCTTTGAGGAAACTACAAAAACAAGTCTCATTTTTCAGCCTAGCAACCCCTCCACCCATGATCCAAGGGACCCTGCTGAAACTGGAGATTGTTTGCAAAAACAAGCCATTCCCATTTTGGATTCTATTTGACAGACTGGCCATGATCATTatggccctttttttttttcttttcttttcactaATTACGTGAACAAAAGGAATATCATAATTGAATATACCATTAGATTTGACAAGCAAGAGTACTTCTAGTATATTAATTAGGTATTTGGGCACATGCATTTGGCTTCCTATATTTTCTTCTTCCACTTGGGATGCTCCTGTCTGTTGATAAAACCCAACAGTCACAGACCATCCAACCCCTTCTGCTCtgattcaaaaataataataacaatgataactTTTGTTTATGGGAATATGACATCACTCAAGTGTTCTTAGGGTCAAACAGAAAAAAGCAACACAACAATGGCAATTATATTTTGGGCCAATAATTACAAATGTTATATCAGCAATATCTGGGGACCCCACTGGTTGGCCTTATGCTTCCAATAATTAAGGTTTTTTATGAAGTATAAATGAATCTAGGGAGCCCACAGTGAGGTCTTTAGCTTCCAATAATATGCATATAATATATGGAGATAGGGTGCCCTATAAAAAGCAATTGATGGAATGAAGGAGGTGGGCTCCAACCCTTTTTGGGTAGAAGCAATTTGGAGGGGATGAAGATGAAAGGGAAAAGGAGAGGAGCAGGATCCATGAATGTGCTGCATGTATAATGTATTGTATGTATGGGTGGGTAGGAAATAAAGCAATGAGGAACGTCCTCTTGTAAGGCTTTTGAGTTTAGCCCCTACCCCACACCCAAAGAAATAATGAAGGAGTGGGTCATCTCCTACTTAAAGACTTGCATGAGTCAATGTCTCCCCCCTTCTTCTCTGAAATAGACTTGTTTCATcattaaagaagaaattaaataattggcATGtctccaaatttcaaattcaaattcatttgaaaTTGTTCAAtgtccaaatttattttttatttttaaaatattttttatataaaaatagaatatctTCTATAAAATGTATAGATCtgctttatatctttaaaaatggattttagaaattttaaaatttaagatgtATGAAATGTTTTGatacctcaaattttttaatcaaattttaaaaccattatttttttataagaattttttatattttatataaaatgtattattattttttctttaaaaaatagaaaatagggaATATAATCAAACGAGCCCGTCTTGCTTAGTCGCTaccaatttttgtttaaaaaaaaaaaaagaaaacacataattttttattcttaaaaatagaaaataaaatatttttaaaaaacatcttaTAGTTGTTTCCCCTTGTTGTCTactagttatttttaaaacatatttaaaatcataaaaaataagttaaaaatattttgggttCTTAAAGAGACTTTTAATTtacaaaagattaaaaaaaaaagttatttctaaaaattatttttcaaaactattttttaaaacactttataaacaaaaccttattattatgtAAAATCTAAATTTGAACACGAAAGTTACTAGAATTTGAGATGATCATGGAAGAGCATTTGATAgactttttgtttatttctttcatgCTCAAGAGTAGCTTTTACAAACTTTTATGAAGTTAAGGGATTTTCTCTTCAATTATTGCTCAGAGTAAGATACAAACCCATTTCTCCTTGAAAGAATAACCTACAAAATTGGTTAATTTTGAGGCaaatttcttcaatatttttttcctcctcttGTTCTCTTGAATTAGAAGCTAAAGCTAAACTTGAtgtcaaattaatttaaaacataatattaatattatataaaatatgaaataacttCTTTTATAAGTCAAAATATAACTTGCACGGGAAACttataaaatagtttaatttctatataaactaaaataaaactttataaaatataacatttcATAGATTTTCctattaaatcttttttaaaatataatcttttttaataaattattcaaaaagaaaaaagaaaaaactctttATCAAGTAGGAAAATGTTATGGTACCAAAGTGATACCTACAAAATAAGAGATTTAGaccattaaaatatttatgatgagatttaaattattaaataaaaatataaataaataaaacaaatgtataaaagaataaacaaataaaattgaaatacaaACAATGGAACAAAAATTTGTATACGACTTAATTGGTGGTACCTTTTCGGTAAGGTACCCAAAGGTATCATTTGATACTATAACTAAACCCTatcaagtaaaatataatttttacattCACAGAAACCAATTCAAACAAaacctaattttaaaaataaaataaaataatttgtctttttaacaaaattaccaaaataggTTCAAAAGTTCttgttaaacttaaaaaaaataaaaaaaaaatgaagaagcaTTATCTATCATTACATGATTCTAGTTTGAtgattcatatcattcatttgGAAATAGACCCAATGACTCACCCCCCTATTATATTTTACAAGATAAAGGGGAATGTTTTGTCAATGTGATCCTCAATCAACATCAATTTATAAAATGGATTTTACCATCCCTACCATCACTTTTACTATTATCTTTGCCAACTTCTTATACTTAGAAAGGGTAAAAGGGTgatgaaaattgaaaaggaCAAAAAGTGTTGTCTATTTATTCAATTTAATAGTGGGGTGATATCTAATTattgactaaaaaaataacaataaaagagTTGAtgcgattaaaaaataaaattatatagtgGGAGATAGAATATGTTGATTTCAGGGAAAGCAGGACAGGGTCTCATTAATTGATCAGCCGTACCTGTGGACCGTGCATGTGGATGAAAAATGTAGCACATGTAGGGGTGGTGGCATATTGGCGTGAAGTCACTGACCCAAGACAATAAAAGAAACAGCTAGTGAGCATTATTTGTCCCACTGTGCGCGACCCCTGAGGAGTGACAGAGGCTCTATGTCTCAGATTGAGAATCCAGATGTTGAAGTTTCATTACACTATTCCCACCCATGTGATCAGTAAATACTCCATCTATCTTATCATCTCCTTCCCCAACCTCAATTCATACCAACCATTCACTCAAAACCCGCCTTtcctttcatcttcttcttcttcttctctatatGCAGTAAAACCTTAGATGGATAAGTCAATCCAGACGCAGCATTGACGATAAGTTTTCAGTACATTTTTAAAGCGTGcgcacacatacacacacaaaaGTTGACTTCAAGTGCGTGCCACACAAGATTACAAGAAGAGACGTGGGTGCATGTCCAAACACAAATTGGAACATCAAAGTCTCGATGGCACCCGCTCTCAAAAACACCATTGGTTACTATgaatttcaactttcaaaaaagCTAACCTTTAACTAATAAGGGCGTTCAAGGATGGATAAGAGACTCTACCAACAATCACTGCCACAAATGACCTTCCACATCTAATATTAAGGAGGAAAATGTGAATCCAAAgccaaattagaaaataaagcATGGTTTAAATCTACTAGTAACTTTTTTCCAATCCAATGTGGGGTATTACATTGAGCATCTATATTTCATCTCATGGTTCGAACCTTTGAGAATATAAATCTACTAGACGACAAATCAATCCATGGACACAAATTTAGCAGAGGGGACAAAATGTGGAACCCACGCCCACCACACGCCcgtaagaaaaaagaaaacagttGATGTCTCGATGATGCAGCCTGAACCAGAAAGACCCTATCATCATATAGGTATCTTTTGGCtttcattttcctcttttttgttttttcacaatACAACATGCATAATTAGGTTTTGAAATTAAATCACACTTAACGTGATTATGTGCAATTTCTTTTGTGCTGCGGCGGCCGCCAAAAAGGAGGTGGGCGGGTTTGGCTGATTTCATCCTCTCCCCACAGCCCTCCAATCTCCAGTTCCCCCCACAGATTATATGactagaaaatataaataataagtataAAAACACAAGTATAGAGAAAAAGGTGTTGAATAGAACGAGGTTGATCAGCTCTAGACCCAAAAATTTGGACCGATAATTAAGTCatatgattgatattaatggtAGATTACGTAATCATAGGAGTTTagtgaaaatttatattttatttatattttaatttatttgtccTGCTGATGAGGATTGTGCATGAATCTTacctttatcttattttattccCTGTGTTTGATGGGGTAGGATTAAATCAgaattcaatatttatttattttattattattattttaaagtccATCTGTTCAATAATTATGGGCTTGCGGTTGAAattctttattaataaaatcaatgttTGCAGCACAGCTACTCTGACATATTATTTTGGTATGTTTACTGTCTATATTATTTGCTTGTCACAATGTCccaatttaagttattaaatttattaatattttttctgaATGTGGCAGATGATCCATGATCCATTCAGTGCTAAACATGTgttcatagttttaaaattattttctctctaAAAGTTCAGATGATTGGTATGCAGCATCTCTGACTAAGCACAtgctttgttatttttatttttacattttgaaaacgtttttagaatttgatttagatttgttttgataaaattattaagttattttacgaatatatttaataaattgatttattaaacacCTTTTAACcggtatttaataaaatttaatatttattatttaatctattatttttaattgggaTTGGGGCATTTACTGACGAAGCACAAGAGTAATCCACCTGTCGCTGTACTCACACTAGTCATGAATATTGGCAGAAATGTACTACTCCTCTCACCATTAATTAAAAGCAGGATAAGGATTACATGTCATATAAGATGAGATTACTGCTTTTGTCAAATTCAGACTGGAGTGGAGTAGGATaaggataaaaaagaaaagaaaaccagggtttttttttttttttttttttttaatttcgaaaaatgaaaattaattaattatttgtaaatGTGAAATATCAAATAACCAAGTGCTTGATGAGAAGTTTTTAGCATGATGTTAGGGTGGGACCGTCCACACCTGATAAGGTGGTCAGGCTTTGCAGAGGCTTTCTTTGGCTGACGTATGTATCACTTGCAGCCGGCTCTATAATCCGACAAAACTTCAACCACTGGGCCCCACTCTCCCTATCCTAGTGTAATTCCGTTGTTAATTCACACTACCACATTCTCCCCCAGAACTCCTGATGCTGGAATATTCCTTTTCATCTTATCTAATCTgcccattttctttccttattgctTTTACTGCCCTAGATATTTGAAGTTTTATTTCCATGGCTGCCCCTAAAGCTAGTTGCAGTCTCATCTGGGGTCCACGGAATTATTGGGAACCTGGGTAACGTGGCAAACCGGGAGTGAATCGTAAGAACCGTAATGGGTGAAGCCATACCGCATCATCCGCAGTGGCAGTTTCATACGAAGCACCTCCGAGGTGGACGCGTGTGATTTGCAGACAGCGCGATGAAGAGCCTGACGTCAAGATCTTGACATGTGTCTAAACAGAGCAGGGACGGAAGTGTAATTTCGAACGATGAAAGTAGTATATAAAGGAGAGGCCCTAGCACTGAAGACTAGAGGGGAAGAGGCCAAACTGCGGCAACTGAATCTGCAGAAGCCTAGAAATTTAATCAAGTTATATTTTGTGAAGAGAGCCTTGAGTCTCTCTGGGAATGCTGAGAGATGAGGAGAGTTACGCTATCAAATCCTGAGCGATGGGCCAAAAGGCCCGTCGGCGGTAGGAACTGTCATCGGAAACACGTTGAAGACGGGTAGTTGCATCGCTCCGGCTAGAGTCGATAGTATTGTAATATTgtcaatttcattttgtttgatttagtTGTTTCTTGTGTATAAACAATGGCGGATTCGGGTAAAGATTCGTGCCCGTCTTTGCTTCACGGTAAATACGAGCTGGGACGGCTTCTGGGTCACGGCACCTTCGCCAAGGTGTATCATGCCCGGAACTTGCAGACAGGGAAGAGTGTAGCGATGAAAGTGGTGGGTAAGGATAAGGTGATAAAAGTGGGGATGACGGAGCAGGTGAAGAGGGAGATATCAGTTATGAAGATGGTACAGCATCCCAATATTGTTGAGCTTCACGAAGTCATGGCCAGCAAGTCCAAGATCTACTTCGCCATGGAGCTCGTCCGCGGCGGCGAGCTTTTCTCCAAGATCTCCAAAGGGCGGTTGAGGGAGGACGTTGCTAGAGTGTACTTCCAGCAGCTGATCTCGGCGGTGGACTTTTGCCACAGCCGCGGAGTCTACCACCGGGATCTGAAGCCGGAGAATCTACTCCTCGACGAGTCTGGCAACTTGAAAGTCACCGATTTTGGGCTGAGCGCGCTGTCAGAGCACTTGAAGCAAGATGGGCTTTTGCACACGACATGTGGGACTCCAGCCTACGTCGCGCCCGAGGTGATTGGAAAGAATGGGTATGATGGGGCAAAGGCCGATCTGTGGTCGTGCGGTGTGATTCTGTACGTTCTTCTCGCCGGATTCTTGCCGTTTCAGGACGACAACATTGTGGCCATGTATAGGAAGATCTACAGAGGAGACTTTAAGT
Above is a window of Vitis vinifera cultivar Pinot Noir 40024 chromosome 11, ASM3070453v1 DNA encoding:
- the CIPK03 gene encoding CBL-interacting serine/threonine-protein kinase 6-like — protein: MADSGKDSCPSLLHGKYELGRLLGHGTFAKVYHARNLQTGKSVAMKVVGKDKVIKVGMTEQVKREISVMKMVQHPNIVELHEVMASKSKIYFAMELVRGGELFSKISKGRLREDVARVYFQQLISAVDFCHSRGVYHRDLKPENLLLDESGNLKVTDFGLSALSEHLKQDGLLHTTCGTPAYVAPEVIGKNGYDGAKADLWSCGVILYVLLAGFLPFQDDNIVAMYRKIYRGDFKCPPWFSPESRRLVTKLLDPTPNTRITIAKIVESSWFKKSVPKTILTKEEQEFESFNCGKAKQPETLNAFHIISLSEGFDLSPLFEEKKREQKEELRFATTQPASSVISKLEEVAKAGKFSVKKSETIVRLQGQERGRKGKLAIGAEIFAVAPSFLVVEVKKHHGDSLEYDQFCNKELRPALKDIVWTSTPA